The Terriglobales bacterium genome contains a region encoding:
- a CDS encoding sugar MFS transporter has product MASREITVSSATAQNASTPDAGSYTRPLAIVTTLFFMWGFLTSLNDILVPHLKSIFDLSYARVMLVQFAFFSAYFLFSVPWSRFVNRIGYQRTMVVGLLTMACGAFLFLPAASAASFPLFLTALLILAAGITGLQVAANPYVDLLGKPETASSRLDLTQAFNSLGTTIAPKIGGLLILSAAPLAIEQLRQLAPQALQAYRVQQAGSVKIPYTVIGIALILLAVLIGASRLPRIETATSRSGEKINDSIWKHPNLLFGALGIFAYVGAEVSIGSFLVNYFGLPEIAGLSTRTAAGFVSFYWGGAMIGRFLGAGLLRRIKPGRLLAVCAIFAAALVTISMLLGGHTAMWTILTVGLFNSIMFPTIFSLGVAELGPLTGNGSGLLNMAIVGGAILPVIQGVIADQIGLHHAFVLPVICYLYILFYGLSGSKPNSERYTTA; this is encoded by the coding sequence ATGGCAAGCCGAGAAATAACGGTCAGCTCAGCGACAGCGCAGAACGCTTCGACGCCGGATGCGGGAAGCTACACTCGTCCACTCGCGATCGTCACCACCTTGTTTTTCATGTGGGGTTTCCTGACGAGCCTGAACGACATTTTGGTGCCGCATCTGAAGTCAATCTTCGACCTCAGCTACGCGCGAGTCATGTTGGTTCAGTTTGCATTTTTCTCTGCCTACTTTTTATTTTCCGTGCCGTGGTCGAGGTTCGTGAATAGGATCGGATATCAAAGGACCATGGTAGTGGGGCTTTTAACCATGGCTTGTGGCGCGTTTCTATTCCTGCCTGCCGCATCCGCTGCTTCCTTCCCCCTGTTTTTGACGGCACTCCTGATCCTCGCCGCGGGGATCACTGGTCTTCAGGTGGCGGCTAATCCTTATGTGGATTTGCTAGGCAAGCCTGAAACGGCATCTAGCCGCCTGGATCTGACGCAGGCGTTCAACTCGCTGGGGACCACGATCGCTCCGAAAATCGGGGGATTGCTCATCCTGAGTGCCGCGCCACTAGCGATTGAACAGTTGCGACAGCTTGCTCCGCAAGCACTACAAGCCTACCGTGTGCAACAAGCAGGGTCGGTCAAGATTCCATACACAGTGATCGGCATCGCACTAATCTTGCTGGCGGTCTTGATTGGCGCCTCCAGGCTACCCCGAATTGAAACCGCCACGTCGCGTTCTGGAGAGAAGATTAACGATTCGATCTGGAAGCATCCAAATCTCCTCTTTGGCGCCCTCGGGATTTTCGCCTATGTGGGCGCCGAAGTGTCCATCGGAAGTTTTTTGGTGAATTATTTCGGTCTGCCCGAGATTGCGGGTCTTTCCACCAGGACGGCAGCAGGTTTTGTTTCGTTTTACTGGGGCGGCGCCATGATCGGACGGTTTCTCGGCGCGGGACTTCTGCGGCGGATCAAGCCCGGGCGTCTGCTTGCTGTGTGCGCGATCTTTGCCGCGGCGCTGGTAACCATCTCGATGCTGTTGGGCGGGCACACCGCGATGTGGACAATTCTCACCGTGGGGCTTTTCAACTCCATCATGTTCCCTACGATTTTCAGTCTGGGAGTGGCAGAACTTGGGCCTCTCACGGGAAACGGGTCCGGCCTGCTGAATATGGCCATAGTGGGCGGTGCCATCCTGCCCGTGATCCAGGGCGTAATTGCTGACCAAATTGGGCTTCACCACGCTTTTGTTCTGCCGGTGATTTGCTATTTGTACATCTTGTTCTACGGGCTGAGCGGATCGAAGCCGAACAGCGAGCGCTACACAACAGCTTAG
- a CDS encoding carbohydrate porin: protein MLHLRRTLSVPRGQKNAAKARIKSMISGARIHRKRPVIGTLWCTAMLALVPSARAQQSDPLQQQLQELKQQYEATTRDLQQRIATLEQQIEEQKAATAKEKETTVSVSELAAEQAVKKVLFGASDQVGAKYQGQLPSRPTYDLLQEAQTEIQGLRQQLGVFEFHGYFRSGYGVNSRGGEQVAFQAPGADAKYRLGNEAETYAELIFVNNWLNPERDSDKAWMKTEVMIEANTTNSANYANFSGGLGNDQFRFREAFVQAGNIFERQPNAKFWAGERYYRRQHIEIDDFYPLDMSGYGAGVEDFNVGVGKMAVAYISGARPDIVTENGYLAKNNIDLRLYDVKGPGGLWGAWFNFATSKGGATSAGIKIPTTDGYGVGLRHQRLEWHGGYHTFSFQYGTGAASNFSASLDDPTAFRRNSARLLATEQVLFQPNDRFAIMPIFVYQRTKDGNPQHDWNQWVSFGARPEVFFTKYLSLAFEGGVDHTRLRGQYDGWLRKFTIAPQIGAGRKFFSRPVLRAFLTYANWSDGLRGFVGGTPFQNRTDGLTYGVQAETWW, encoded by the coding sequence ATGCTTCACCTCCGCCGAACTTTGTCGGTTCCGCGGGGACAAAAGAACGCGGCGAAAGCACGAATCAAGTCCATGATCAGCGGAGCACGCATTCATCGTAAGCGGCCAGTAATTGGGACACTTTGGTGCACTGCGATGCTTGCTCTCGTCCCGTCCGCTCGCGCCCAACAGTCGGATCCGCTCCAGCAGCAACTACAAGAGTTGAAACAGCAATACGAAGCGACCACTCGCGATCTTCAGCAGCGCATCGCCACGCTGGAGCAACAGATCGAAGAACAGAAAGCCGCGACGGCGAAGGAGAAGGAGACAACGGTATCAGTCTCAGAACTCGCCGCCGAGCAGGCAGTCAAGAAGGTCTTGTTCGGAGCATCGGATCAGGTTGGAGCCAAGTACCAGGGACAGTTGCCCTCGCGTCCGACATATGACCTCCTGCAGGAGGCGCAAACCGAAATCCAGGGCTTGCGCCAGCAGTTGGGCGTGTTCGAATTTCATGGATACTTCCGTTCCGGCTACGGAGTAAACAGTCGAGGCGGAGAGCAAGTCGCGTTTCAGGCTCCGGGAGCGGACGCCAAGTACCGTTTGGGGAATGAGGCGGAAACGTACGCGGAACTCATCTTTGTCAACAACTGGCTGAACCCGGAGCGCGATTCCGACAAAGCCTGGATGAAGACCGAGGTGATGATCGAGGCTAACACCACCAACTCGGCGAACTACGCGAATTTTTCTGGCGGACTTGGAAACGATCAATTCCGCTTTCGGGAGGCCTTCGTTCAGGCGGGAAACATCTTCGAGAGACAACCGAACGCCAAGTTCTGGGCCGGCGAAAGGTACTATCGGCGCCAGCATATCGAGATCGACGATTTCTATCCGCTGGACATGAGCGGGTACGGTGCCGGCGTCGAGGACTTCAATGTCGGTGTCGGCAAGATGGCTGTCGCCTACATATCGGGCGCGCGGCCTGACATCGTAACGGAGAACGGCTATCTCGCAAAGAACAACATTGATCTGCGCTTGTACGACGTGAAAGGCCCCGGTGGTCTTTGGGGAGCGTGGTTCAATTTCGCGACGTCGAAAGGCGGCGCGACATCAGCGGGCATAAAGATTCCCACAACGGATGGGTACGGAGTTGGTCTGCGCCACCAGCGCCTGGAATGGCACGGAGGCTATCATACCTTTAGTTTTCAATATGGAACGGGCGCGGCCAGCAACTTCAGTGCGTCGCTGGACGATCCCACGGCATTTCGCCGTAATTCGGCAAGGCTTCTCGCGACAGAACAGGTCCTCTTTCAACCAAACGATAGATTCGCCATCATGCCAATCTTCGTGTACCAGCGGACCAAAGATGGGAATCCGCAGCACGACTGGAATCAGTGGGTGTCATTCGGCGCGCGACCAGAGGTCTTTTTCACCAAATATCTCTCCCTAGCCTTTGAAGGAGGCGTCGACCATACGCGTCTTCGCGGTCAGTACGACGGATGGCTGCGTAAGTTCACGATAGCTCCACAAATTGGAGCGGGAAGAAAGTTCTTCAGCCGGCCGGTTCTTCGCGCCTTCCTGACCTATGCGAACTGGTCTGACGGGCTTCGTGGCTTTGTAGGCGGCACTCCGTTCCAAAACCGAACAGACGGACTTACATACGGAGTGCAAGCGGAAACGTGGTGGTAG
- the atpC gene encoding ATP synthase F1 subunit epsilon — protein sequence MPNTLKLEIVTPTATVYSEDVELVTLPGVDGQMGVYPQHVRLMTQLVPGEMIVHKGGRDEFLAVGEGLVEVTGDRVAIVTDMAVAADNIDEAKAEEARQRAAARLREKLSSQEVASVNAALARSVAQLYVKRRHPRG from the coding sequence ATGCCAAACACTCTAAAACTTGAAATTGTCACGCCGACTGCCACCGTGTACTCCGAAGACGTTGAGTTGGTTACGTTGCCAGGGGTTGACGGGCAGATGGGTGTTTACCCTCAGCACGTCCGGCTAATGACGCAATTAGTTCCGGGAGAAATGATCGTGCACAAGGGCGGCCGCGATGAATTTCTCGCAGTTGGCGAGGGACTCGTTGAAGTCACGGGTGACCGCGTAGCCATCGTGACAGATATGGCGGTTGCTGCCGACAACATCGACGAAGCGAAGGCAGAAGAAGCGCGCCAGCGCGCCGCAGCGCGGCTTCGCGAAAAACTGTCTTCCCAGGAAGTAGCCTCCGTCAACGCGGCTCTGGCTCGCTCAGTGGCGCAATTGTATGTAAAGCGGCGCCATCCACGAGGGTGA
- the atpD gene encoding F0F1 ATP synthase subunit beta — protein MNIGKIVKVAGPVVDVEFPAALPGIYHALTVEYKLQNQPAKLTLEVQQHLGDKLVRAISMAGTEGLKRGFDVTDSGGPISMPVGEGVMGRIFDVTGNPVDERGPVKAEKYYPIHRTPPPLVDQSTSPQVLATGIKVLDLICPFLKGGKVGAFGGAGVGKTVVIMELIHNIAKLHGGVSVFAGVGERTREGNDLYHDMSDSGVIKQDNLGESKITLVYGQMNEPPGARLRVALSALAMTEYFRDEKNQDVLLFIDNIFRFSQAGSEVSALLGRTASAVGYQPTLAAEMGALQERITSTKKGSITSFQAVYVPADDLTDPAPATTFAHLDATIVLDRAIAELGIYPAVDPLASTSRALAPEIVGQEHYEVARGVQKVLQRYKDLQDIIAILGMDELAPEDKLTVFRARKIQRFLSQPFSVAQVFSGREGRQVPVAETVRGFKEILDGKHDDVPEANFYMKGAIEEIKQG, from the coding sequence ATGAACATAGGCAAGATCGTAAAAGTTGCAGGTCCGGTAGTGGATGTTGAGTTCCCCGCAGCATTGCCTGGGATCTATCACGCGTTGACCGTTGAATACAAATTGCAGAACCAGCCCGCTAAACTGACGCTCGAAGTGCAGCAACACCTCGGCGATAAATTGGTCCGGGCAATTTCCATGGCCGGCACCGAGGGACTCAAACGCGGCTTCGACGTCACAGATAGCGGTGGCCCGATTTCCATGCCCGTCGGTGAAGGTGTCATGGGTCGGATATTCGATGTCACCGGCAACCCGGTCGACGAACGCGGACCTGTTAAGGCGGAGAAATACTATCCCATTCACCGCACACCGCCACCGCTTGTGGACCAATCAACTTCTCCGCAAGTGCTGGCGACCGGAATCAAAGTTCTCGATTTGATCTGTCCTTTCCTGAAGGGCGGCAAAGTCGGCGCCTTCGGTGGCGCAGGAGTGGGCAAGACGGTCGTGATCATGGAGTTGATACACAACATCGCGAAGCTCCATGGAGGCGTTTCAGTGTTCGCTGGCGTTGGCGAACGCACTCGGGAAGGAAACGATCTTTACCACGACATGTCCGACTCCGGAGTTATCAAACAGGACAACCTGGGCGAGTCCAAAATCACGCTGGTATACGGTCAGATGAACGAACCGCCGGGTGCGCGTCTGCGCGTAGCGCTTTCCGCCCTTGCTATGACCGAGTACTTTCGCGATGAGAAGAACCAGGATGTGTTGCTCTTCATTGACAACATCTTCCGCTTTTCCCAAGCCGGATCTGAGGTGTCGGCACTGCTAGGTCGCACGGCCAGCGCCGTCGGTTACCAGCCAACTCTCGCCGCTGAGATGGGGGCGTTACAAGAGCGGATTACCTCAACCAAGAAAGGCTCGATCACGTCGTTTCAGGCCGTGTACGTTCCTGCGGACGATCTTACCGACCCAGCGCCGGCCACAACCTTCGCTCACCTGGATGCGACCATCGTCCTCGACCGCGCGATTGCCGAATTGGGAATCTATCCGGCAGTGGATCCGCTGGCCTCGACCTCTCGCGCTCTCGCACCAGAAATCGTAGGCCAAGAGCACTATGAGGTGGCGCGTGGAGTACAGAAGGTGCTTCAGCGCTACAAAGACCTGCAGGACATCATCGCGATTCTCGGAATGGATGAGCTGGCACCTGAGGACAAGCTAACCGTATTCCGTGCGCGCAAGATTCAGCGTTTTCTGAGTCAACCGTTCAGCGTAGCGCAAGTCTTCAGCGGTCGTGAAGGAAGACAGGTACCTGTAGCTGAAACCGTTCGCGGCTTTAAGGAGATCCTTGACGGCAAGCACGACGACGTGCCGGAAGCGAACTTCTACATGAAGGGTGCGATTGAAGAAATAAAACAAGGCTGA
- the atpG gene encoding ATP synthase F1 subunit gamma, which produces MHSIRDLRRRIRSIGSTAQITKAMQMVAGSKMRKAQQAALAGRPFAYLLYRIQREATTRMGEFTHPLLEVRDVRKKAVILIGADKGLCGALNTNLFRVASQSDPQSTVFITAGRKAAQFVAHSGRRLAAEFEYADTPQFSEASAIAAFARDLFLKREVDRVEIVATRFVNTLTQHPITIDFLPVGEIKTLQFPGMESEKELAEDNNESLFEPNPEAVLGYMLSHYLNFYIYQVLLNAKASEQSARMVSMKNATDSADHLIRDLSLEYNKQRQGNITKELLEIAGGQAE; this is translated from the coding sequence ATGCATAGTATCCGCGATTTACGCCGACGCATCCGGTCCATCGGCAGCACTGCGCAGATTACCAAGGCAATGCAGATGGTGGCGGGATCGAAAATGCGCAAAGCCCAGCAGGCTGCGTTGGCTGGCCGTCCATTTGCGTACCTGTTGTACCGCATTCAGCGCGAAGCGACGACGCGTATGGGCGAGTTCACGCATCCCCTGCTTGAGGTGCGTGACGTCCGCAAAAAAGCCGTTATCCTCATCGGCGCTGATAAGGGCTTGTGCGGGGCGCTCAACACAAACTTGTTCCGCGTGGCCTCCCAGTCCGATCCCCAATCAACAGTCTTCATCACGGCAGGACGCAAAGCTGCGCAATTCGTTGCCCACAGCGGCCGACGGCTTGCCGCGGAGTTCGAATACGCTGACACGCCCCAGTTCTCCGAAGCCTCCGCGATTGCGGCCTTCGCCCGCGATCTATTCCTAAAAAGGGAAGTAGACCGGGTCGAGATCGTGGCTACGCGATTCGTCAACACACTTACTCAACATCCGATCACAATCGACTTTCTGCCAGTGGGCGAAATCAAGACGCTGCAGTTTCCCGGTATGGAATCGGAAAAGGAATTAGCAGAGGACAATAACGAGTCGCTGTTCGAGCCTAATCCAGAAGCGGTTCTCGGTTATATGCTCTCGCACTATCTGAACTTTTACATCTATCAGGTCTTGCTGAATGCGAAAGCCAGTGAGCAAAGCGCGCGCATGGTATCAATGAAGAATGCCACCGACAGCGCCGACCACCTGATTAGAGACTTGTCGCTTGAATACAACAAGCAACGGCAGGGCAATATCACGAAGGAGTTACTGGAAATCGCCGGCGGTCAGGCTGAGTGA